Proteins encoded together in one Vogesella indigofera window:
- a CDS encoding aldehyde dehydrogenase family protein has protein sequence MNAPLKQQAMHCEVQSPFDGSVVGSVELTPVEALPAIVSRARHGATLAAALPRHQRAELLQRAATMVEQQAAEFARTIVLESGKALRQARKEVARCVNTLRLSAEEAKRHGGEIIPFDSYAGAEDRSGYFTHEPLGVILAITPFNDPLNLVAHKLGPALAAGNAVILKPSLLAPLSAVRLAECLWQAGVPRDALQLVHGGSDVAAPLVRDKAIRMISFTGGPVSGEAITREAGLKKLAMDLGGNAPVIVMADCDLRDAAESCVSGAFWAAGQNCIGTQRLLIARPVYELFTRYLTELTAAMRVGDPLDEATDMGPMISEAQACRIESWVDEAIAEGATVLCGHQRQGALYAPTILADVPTTARVWREEVFAPVVIVAPFDDLESALAAANDSDSSLQAGIFTSHLETALGVAERLQAGGVMINDSSDFRFDGMPFGGFKYGSLGREGVRFAIAEMSQPKVICFKRKRLGAH, from the coding sequence ATGAACGCGCCACTCAAACAGCAAGCCATGCACTGCGAAGTGCAGTCGCCGTTTGACGGCAGCGTGGTCGGCAGCGTCGAGCTGACCCCGGTCGAGGCGCTGCCGGCCATCGTCAGCCGCGCCCGCCACGGCGCAACGTTGGCCGCAGCGCTGCCGCGCCACCAGCGCGCCGAGCTGCTGCAGCGCGCCGCGACCATGGTGGAACAACAGGCCGCCGAGTTTGCCCGCACCATCGTGCTGGAGTCCGGCAAGGCGCTGCGCCAGGCACGCAAGGAAGTGGCGCGCTGCGTCAACACCCTGCGGCTGTCGGCGGAGGAAGCCAAACGTCACGGCGGCGAGATCATTCCGTTTGATTCCTACGCCGGTGCCGAAGACCGTAGCGGCTATTTCACCCACGAGCCGCTGGGCGTAATCCTCGCCATCACCCCGTTCAACGACCCGCTGAACCTGGTCGCCCACAAGCTGGGGCCGGCGCTGGCCGCCGGCAATGCGGTGATCCTCAAGCCGTCGCTGCTGGCGCCGCTGTCGGCGGTGAGACTGGCGGAGTGCCTGTGGCAGGCAGGCGTACCGCGCGACGCACTGCAGCTGGTGCATGGCGGCAGCGACGTGGCCGCGCCGCTGGTGCGCGACAAGGCGATCCGCATGATCAGCTTCACCGGCGGCCCGGTCAGCGGCGAAGCCATCACCCGCGAGGCGGGACTGAAGAAGCTGGCGATGGATCTGGGCGGCAACGCGCCGGTGATCGTGATGGCCGACTGCGACCTGCGCGACGCCGCCGAATCCTGCGTCTCCGGCGCATTCTGGGCCGCCGGGCAGAACTGCATCGGCACCCAGCGCCTGCTGATCGCGCGGCCGGTGTACGAGCTGTTCACCCGCTACCTGACCGAGCTGACCGCCGCGATGCGGGTCGGCGACCCGCTGGACGAGGCCACCGACATGGGGCCGATGATCAGCGAGGCGCAGGCCTGCCGCATCGAAAGCTGGGTGGACGAGGCGATCGCAGAGGGTGCCACCGTACTGTGCGGCCACCAGCGCCAGGGCGCGCTGTACGCGCCGACCATCCTCGCCGACGTCCCCACCACTGCCCGCGTCTGGCGCGAGGAGGTGTTCGCGCCGGTGGTGATCGTCGCCCCGTTCGACGATCTGGAAAGCGCGCTGGCTGCGGCCAACGATAGCGACAGCAGCCTGCAGGCCGGCATCTTCACCAGCCATCTGGAGACGGCACTGGGGGTGGCGGAACGGCTGCAGGCCGGCGGGGTGATGATCAACGACTCCTCCGACTTCCGCTTCGACGGCATGCCGTTCGGCGGCTTCAAGTACGGCTCGCTGGGACGCGAGGGGGTGCGCTTCGCCATCGCCGAGATGTCGCAGCCCAAGGTGATCTGTTTCAAACGCAAGCGCCTGGGCGCGCACTAG
- a CDS encoding Lrp/AsnC family transcriptional regulator, with protein sequence MSTSLDSFDQKILTIMQRDCSIKAEVIAEAIGLSASAVQKRLKRLRAEKIITAEVAVLDRALVGRPMSFVAAMEIERDNYDTVNRFREWAKQIDAIQQIYYVTGAADLIVIITAQDVEAYDRLTARVMENNPMIRRITTNVVLNTLKTSLFIPVEGDGQSAADSSQNATK encoded by the coding sequence ATGAGCACAAGCCTTGATTCGTTCGACCAGAAGATCCTCACCATCATGCAGCGCGACTGCTCGATCAAGGCGGAGGTGATCGCCGAGGCCATCGGCCTGTCCGCCTCCGCCGTGCAGAAGCGCCTCAAACGGCTGCGCGCGGAAAAGATCATCACCGCCGAAGTGGCCGTGCTCGACCGCGCACTGGTTGGGCGGCCGATGAGCTTTGTCGCCGCCATGGAAATCGAGCGCGACAACTACGACACCGTCAACCGCTTCCGCGAGTGGGCGAAGCAGATCGACGCCATCCAGCAGATCTACTACGTGACCGGTGCCGCCGACCTGATCGTCATCATCACCGCCCAGGATGTCGAGGCCTACGACCGCCTGACGGCACGGGTGATGGAGAACAACCCGATGATCCGCCGCATCACCACCAACGTGGTGCTCAACACGCTGAAAACCTCGCTGTTCATCCCGGTGGAAGGCGACGGGCAAAGCGCAGCCGACAGCAGCCAAAACGCAACAAAATAA
- a CDS encoding ABC transporter permease, giving the protein MAALFDYSAQLLEGAALTLELAFTSLCFGLLLGLAGAAAKMSALSWLRQSAHLVSNVLRGIPEFLILLICYFGLSNLINTYFAGTLSLSPFAGGVVALALVFGAYASEVFRGAFLAVPKGQLEAARSYGLSRWQIFWCVQLPQAWRICLPSLNNMWQNLLKDTSLVSIVGLEDMLRKANIAAQFTKQPFVFYAAVAVIYLLLLAVSNPAFAYFEKRANRGYASPA; this is encoded by the coding sequence ATGGCTGCACTATTCGACTACAGCGCTCAGCTGCTGGAAGGCGCTGCCCTGACCCTGGAGCTGGCGTTCACCTCGCTCTGCTTCGGCCTGCTGCTGGGGCTGGCCGGCGCCGCCGCCAAGATGTCGGCACTGTCCTGGCTGCGACAGAGCGCCCATCTGGTCAGCAACGTCCTGCGCGGCATTCCCGAATTCCTGATCCTGCTGATCTGCTACTTCGGCCTGTCTAACCTGATCAACACCTACTTCGCCGGCACGCTGAGCCTCAGCCCGTTCGCCGGTGGCGTGGTGGCGCTGGCGCTGGTGTTCGGCGCCTATGCGTCCGAGGTATTCCGCGGCGCCTTCCTGGCGGTGCCCAAGGGGCAGCTGGAAGCGGCGCGCTCCTACGGCCTGTCGCGCTGGCAGATCTTCTGGTGCGTGCAGCTGCCGCAGGCATGGCGCATCTGCCTGCCCAGCCTCAACAACATGTGGCAGAACCTGCTGAAGGACACCTCGCTGGTGTCGATCGTCGGGCTGGAAGACATGCTGCGCAAGGCCAATATCGCCGCGCAGTTCACCAAGCAACCGTTCGTGTTCTACGCCGCGGTGGCGGTGATCTACCTGCTGCTGCTGGCCGTCTCCAACCCAGCGTTTGCCTACTTTGAAAAACGCGCCAACCGCGGCTATGCCAGCCCGGCGTGA
- a CDS encoding ABC transporter permease, translating to MDQLALLLSQSWPALLDGLWISLQLLLLSCVLGFALAVPLAVARSSPRRWIALPSRLFMSAFRGTPLLVQIFILYYGLAQFEWVRDSALWLLVGDAFPCALLALTLNLAAYMAEDIRGGILGVPAGEKEAATAFGMSRLMVTWYIVVPRAIGISAPTLGNEIVLQLKSTALASTITVLDLTGVARRLSIESYTTDALLLAGLLYIVIAAVLSLLTRYGEARLNRHQLR from the coding sequence ATGGACCAACTTGCCTTGCTACTGAGCCAATCGTGGCCGGCGCTGCTTGACGGACTGTGGATCTCGTTGCAGTTGCTGCTGCTCTCCTGCGTGCTCGGCTTCGCGCTGGCGGTGCCGCTGGCGGTAGCGCGCAGCTCGCCGCGGCGCTGGATCGCACTGCCCAGCCGCCTGTTCATGTCCGCGTTTCGCGGCACGCCGCTGCTGGTGCAGATCTTCATCCTCTACTATGGCCTGGCCCAGTTCGAATGGGTGCGCGATTCCGCGCTGTGGCTGCTGGTCGGCGATGCCTTCCCCTGCGCGCTGTTGGCGCTGACGCTGAACCTGGCCGCTTACATGGCGGAAGACATCCGCGGCGGCATTCTCGGCGTGCCGGCCGGCGAAAAGGAGGCCGCCACCGCCTTCGGCATGAGCCGGCTGATGGTCACCTGGTACATCGTGGTGCCACGCGCCATCGGCATCTCGGCGCCGACGCTGGGCAACGAGATCGTGCTGCAGCTGAAGTCCACAGCGCTGGCCAGCACCATCACCGTGCTCGATCTCACCGGGGTGGCGCGGCGGCTGTCGATCGAGTCCTACACCACCGACGCGCTGCTGCTGGCCGGCCTGCTCTACATCGTCATCGCCGCCGTGCTGTCGCTGCTGACCAGGTACGGCGAGGCGCGCCTGAACCGACACCAACTGCGCTGA
- a CDS encoding transporter substrate-binding domain-containing protein — translation MKKLVFSALTALTLISTAHAQQVVRIGTLADYAPFEYKDASGKLQGMEIEIGNKMCAAMKVTCQWVTMDFDALIPALKARQIDAVLAQMSRTAEREKSVDFSRIFTTAPVHLVAKKGSGISNQPATLRGKTVGVQTASTHESYFRNRLPTSSSGINVKVYQSLDSAWLDLESGRIQAVFADSTVAHDWLAKGGQQAGFALAGQAISDDAIFGAGTAIAVRKGDSKLKAQFDLAILGVHKDGYFQAVNKRYFPFSILPQ, via the coding sequence ATGAAAAAGCTCGTGTTCTCAGCCCTCACCGCCCTGACCCTGATCAGCACCGCCCACGCACAACAGGTCGTCCGCATCGGCACCCTCGCCGACTACGCCCCGTTCGAATACAAGGACGCCTCCGGCAAGCTGCAGGGGATGGAGATCGAAATCGGCAACAAGATGTGCGCCGCGATGAAAGTGACCTGTCAGTGGGTGACCATGGACTTCGACGCACTGATCCCGGCGCTGAAGGCCCGCCAGATCGATGCGGTACTGGCGCAGATGTCGAGAACCGCGGAACGGGAAAAGTCGGTGGACTTCAGCCGCATCTTCACCACCGCACCGGTCCACCTGGTGGCCAAGAAGGGCAGCGGCATCAGCAACCAGCCGGCCACGCTGCGCGGCAAGACCGTCGGCGTGCAGACCGCCTCTACCCATGAAAGCTATTTCCGCAACCGCCTGCCGACCAGCAGCAGCGGCATCAACGTCAAGGTCTACCAGTCGCTGGATTCCGCCTGGCTGGATCTGGAGTCCGGCCGCATCCAGGCGGTGTTCGCCGACAGCACCGTGGCCCACGACTGGCTGGCCAAGGGCGGCCAGCAGGCGGGCTTCGCCCTGGCCGGCCAGGCCATCAGCGACGACGCCATCTTCGGCGCCGGCACCGCCATCGCCGTGCGCAAGGGCGACAGCAAGCTCAAGGCGCAGTTCGACCTCGCCATTCTCGGCGTGCACAAGGACGGCTACTTCCAGGCCGTCAACAAGCGCTACTTCCCGTTCAGCATCTTGCCGCAATAA
- a CDS encoding GlxA family transcriptional regulator — protein sequence MTAPLQLAVLLLPPCSPFGIGCFAEPFLQANRLAGKTLYQLRFYSWNGQPLPMAGGMRYPVSGALRDAEACDQLFVLSEGVLPFSDAALCCHALALLASRVSLLGGVHCGAWWLASAGLLDGYHATIHWPEQPAFAERFRSVVASQHVYELDRGRFTCAGGLAQIDGTLALIGRQHGVELVESIAAVLCAERVRGSDERQRVPLLARVGEKHPKLTEAVMLMEANIEEPLTTDELARLTNQSRRQLARLFKQYLDDSPSRYYLQLRLERARQLLRNTGKSVVQIGLLCGFSSGPHFSTVYRTHFGISPREERFPGDSDLADEG from the coding sequence ATGACGGCGCCGCTGCAGCTGGCGGTGCTGCTGCTGCCGCCGTGTTCACCGTTCGGCATCGGCTGCTTTGCCGAGCCGTTCCTGCAGGCCAACCGTCTGGCCGGCAAGACCCTGTACCAGTTGCGCTTCTATAGCTGGAACGGCCAACCGCTGCCGATGGCCGGCGGCATGCGCTACCCGGTGAGCGGCGCGCTGCGCGACGCCGAAGCCTGCGACCAGCTGTTCGTGCTCAGCGAGGGCGTGCTGCCGTTCAGTGATGCCGCGCTGTGCTGCCATGCGCTGGCGCTGCTGGCGTCCCGCGTGTCGCTGCTGGGCGGGGTGCACTGCGGTGCCTGGTGGCTGGCCAGTGCCGGGCTGCTCGACGGCTACCACGCCACCATCCACTGGCCGGAACAGCCGGCCTTTGCCGAGCGCTTTCGCAGTGTGGTGGCGTCGCAGCACGTGTACGAGCTGGATCGCGGCCGCTTTACCTGTGCCGGCGGTCTGGCGCAGATCGACGGCACGCTGGCGCTGATCGGGCGCCAGCACGGCGTCGAGCTGGTGGAGTCCATCGCCGCGGTGCTGTGCGCCGAGCGCGTGCGCGGCAGCGACGAACGCCAGCGCGTGCCGCTGCTGGCGCGGGTGGGCGAGAAACACCCCAAGCTCACCGAGGCGGTGATGCTGATGGAAGCCAATATCGAGGAGCCGCTGACCACCGACGAGCTGGCGCGGCTCACCAACCAGTCGCGGCGCCAGCTGGCGCGCCTGTTCAAGCAGTACCTGGACGATTCGCCGTCGCGCTACTACCTGCAGCTGCGGCTGGAGCGCGCGCGGCAACTGCTGCGCAACACCGGCAAATCGGTGGTGCAGATCGGGCTCTTGTGCGGCTTTTCTTCCGGGCCGCACTTTTCCACCGTGTACCGGACTCATTTCGGCATCTCGCCGCGCGAGGAGCGCTTCCCCGGCGACAGCGACTTGGCCGACGAAGGCTGA
- a CDS encoding trans-sulfuration enzyme family protein: MDYQLETMVIHADADLTDEKGVAPAIHYSAVFKAEDSAEFIAMSSEPQHPRNYTRYGNPVHERVKTVMAQLEGTETALVTASGMGAIATTVLALVKAGDHVIGQRRHYMSTSKLLDDMLPRFGIEVTLVEQEDAAAFEAAIRPNTRLILLESPVNPVLMLTDIAAVTRVARAHGILTMADNTFSSPINQRPHALGVDIVVHSATKYLGGHHDMSGGVICTSKALAEEIWHTHITLGAVLSPMDAWLLLRGLRTLPMRVERINANALALARFLEQQPQVERVYYPGLESHPQHELARTQMQGYGGVVAFGVRGGYAEAERFVAALQIPHNAGNLGGVDSLAIHTAAMWAGTMSPAQMQAADIPLNFIRYSVGIENVEDLKRDVLQALATL, encoded by the coding sequence ATGGACTATCAACTGGAAACCATGGTGATTCATGCCGATGCCGACCTCACTGACGAAAAGGGTGTCGCGCCGGCCATCCACTACTCGGCGGTGTTCAAGGCCGAGGACAGCGCCGAATTCATTGCCATGTCCAGCGAGCCGCAGCACCCGCGCAACTACACCCGCTACGGCAACCCGGTGCACGAACGGGTAAAAACCGTGATGGCGCAGCTGGAGGGCACCGAGACGGCACTGGTGACCGCCTCCGGCATGGGCGCCATCGCCACCACGGTGCTGGCGCTGGTCAAGGCCGGCGACCACGTCATCGGCCAGCGCCGGCACTACATGAGCACCAGCAAGCTGCTGGACGACATGCTGCCGCGCTTCGGCATCGAGGTGACGCTGGTAGAACAGGAAGACGCCGCCGCCTTCGAAGCGGCGATCCGCCCCAACACGCGGCTGATTCTGCTGGAAAGCCCGGTCAACCCAGTGCTGATGCTGACCGACATCGCCGCCGTCACCCGCGTGGCCCGCGCACACGGCATCCTGACCATGGCCGACAACACCTTCTCCTCGCCGATCAACCAGCGTCCGCACGCGCTGGGGGTGGACATCGTGGTGCACAGCGCCACCAAGTACCTGGGCGGCCACCACGACATGAGCGGCGGCGTGATCTGCACCAGCAAGGCGCTGGCCGAGGAAATCTGGCACACCCACATCACGCTGGGCGCGGTGCTGTCGCCGATGGATGCCTGGCTGCTGCTGCGCGGCCTGCGCACACTGCCGATGCGCGTCGAGCGCATCAACGCCAATGCGCTGGCGCTGGCCCGCTTCCTGGAACAGCAGCCGCAGGTCGAGCGCGTGTACTACCCGGGGCTGGAGAGCCATCCGCAGCACGAGCTGGCGCGCACGCAGATGCAGGGCTACGGCGGCGTGGTGGCGTTTGGCGTGCGCGGCGGCTACGCCGAGGCCGAGCGCTTCGTCGCCGCGCTGCAGATCCCGCACAACGCCGGCAACCTCGGCGGCGTCGACTCGCTGGCCATCCACACCGCCGCGATGTGGGCCGGCACCATGAGTCCGGCGCAGATGCAGGCCGCCGACATCCCGCTCAACTTCATCCGCTACTCGGTCGGCATCGAGAATGTCGAAGACCTGAAGCGCGACGTACTGCAGGCGCTTGCCACACTGTGA
- a CDS encoding transporter substrate-binding domain-containing protein, whose protein sequence is MNYKHLLALTAICSLPLLAQAQTIRIVTDVSYPPFSKQAADGSITGFDPDIARAICTEAKLQCELKAMDFDGIVPALQAKKFEVAIASMSITPERAKIVDFSDMYFNVPGRLLAKEGTQINDAWYKGKNIGVLRSAVQQQEANDKLKPKGAQIKVYGKITDAFLDLSSQRLDAVFLESTVGEEDFLKTGKGKGYAFVGPVFNDPKYYQGCGIAVQKGNKELLAKINVALKKILKDGTYKKIQDKYFSNDIYPFK, encoded by the coding sequence ATGAACTACAAACACCTGCTGGCGCTGACCGCCATCTGCTCGCTGCCGCTGCTGGCACAAGCCCAAACCATCCGCATCGTCACCGATGTCAGCTACCCGCCGTTCTCGAAACAGGCCGCCGACGGCAGCATCACCGGCTTCGATCCGGACATCGCCCGCGCCATCTGTACCGAGGCCAAGCTGCAGTGCGAACTGAAAGCGATGGACTTCGACGGCATCGTGCCAGCACTGCAGGCCAAGAAGTTCGAAGTCGCCATCGCCTCGATGAGCATCACGCCAGAGCGCGCCAAGATCGTCGATTTCAGCGACATGTACTTCAACGTGCCCGGCCGCCTGCTGGCCAAGGAAGGCACCCAGATCAACGACGCCTGGTACAAGGGCAAGAACATCGGCGTGCTGCGCAGCGCCGTGCAGCAGCAGGAAGCCAACGACAAGCTGAAGCCGAAAGGCGCGCAGATCAAGGTCTACGGCAAGATCACCGACGCCTTCCTCGACCTGTCCAGCCAGCGCCTGGACGCGGTGTTCCTGGAGTCCACCGTCGGTGAGGAAGACTTCCTGAAAACCGGCAAGGGCAAGGGCTACGCCTTTGTCGGCCCGGTGTTCAACGATCCGAAGTACTACCAGGGCTGCGGCATTGCGGTACAGAAAGGCAACAAGGAACTGCTGGCCAAGATCAACGTGGCACTGAAGAAAATCCTGAAGGACGGCACCTACAAGAAGATCCAGGACAAGTACTTCAGCAACGACATCTACCCGTTCAAGTAA
- a CDS encoding Lrp/AsnC family transcriptional regulator: MKLDAIDHQILDELTADARIPLATLATRLGLSRQSVRQRIDRLEGQKVISGYTIRRAGNSNADTVRAVMLVYRKDRMRGADVTSVIAKIPEVVDCAILSGEIDLMVRLEADSHERINQIWSQISTLPGVQNINTCFVLSALVQRA; encoded by the coding sequence ATGAAACTCGACGCAATCGACCATCAAATTCTCGATGAGCTGACTGCCGACGCCCGCATTCCGCTGGCGACGCTTGCCACCCGGCTGGGCCTGTCGCGGCAATCGGTGCGGCAACGTATCGACCGCCTGGAAGGGCAAAAGGTGATCAGCGGCTACACCATCCGCCGCGCCGGCAACAGCAACGCGGACACGGTTCGTGCCGTAATGCTGGTGTACCGCAAGGACCGCATGCGCGGCGCCGATGTCACCAGCGTCATCGCCAAGATCCCGGAAGTGGTGGACTGCGCCATCCTCAGCGGCGAGATCGACCTGATGGTGCGGCTGGAAGCCGACTCCCACGAGCGCATCAACCAGATCTGGAGCCAGATCAGCACCCTGCCCGGCGTGCAGAACATCAATACCTGCTTCGTGCTGTCGGCCCTGGTGCAGCGGGCGTGA
- a CDS encoding ABC transporter ATP-binding protein, with amino-acid sequence MTSLAHPAFSPPAPVLAIEELHKSFGSVEILKGISLTAHKHDVISILGSSGSGKSTLLRCINLLETPDAGRLTINGEHLEMKATHDGGLTLADPQQIIRIRRKLAMVFQQFNLWAHMTVLQNVMFVPQKVLGLGRQEAEAKALEMLEKVGMAGKCHAYPAQLSGGQQQRVAIARALATDPEVLLFDEPTSALDPELVGEVLKVMRALAEDGRTMLVVTHEMGFAREVASRVVFVHQGKIEEDGCPDEVFTRQQSPRFQKFLSSIL; translated from the coding sequence ATGACATCCCTAGCCCATCCCGCTTTTTCGCCGCCGGCGCCGGTGCTGGCCATCGAGGAGCTGCACAAGTCGTTCGGCAGCGTCGAGATCCTGAAAGGCATCTCGCTCACCGCGCACAAGCACGACGTGATCTCGATCCTGGGCAGCAGCGGCTCCGGCAAAAGCACCCTGCTGCGCTGTATCAACCTGCTGGAAACCCCGGACGCCGGCCGCCTGACCATCAACGGCGAGCATCTGGAGATGAAGGCGACGCACGATGGCGGACTGACGCTGGCCGACCCGCAACAGATCATCCGCATCCGCCGCAAGCTGGCGATGGTGTTCCAGCAGTTCAATCTGTGGGCGCACATGACGGTGCTGCAGAACGTGATGTTCGTGCCGCAGAAGGTGCTCGGCCTCGGCCGCCAGGAGGCAGAAGCCAAGGCGCTGGAGATGCTGGAAAAGGTCGGCATGGCCGGCAAGTGCCACGCCTACCCTGCCCAGCTCTCCGGCGGCCAGCAGCAGCGGGTAGCCATTGCCCGCGCGCTGGCCACCGACCCGGAAGTACTGCTGTTCGACGAGCCGACCTCGGCGCTGGACCCGGAGCTGGTGGGTGAAGTGCTGAAGGTGATGCGCGCGCTGGCCGAGGACGGCCGCACCATGCTGGTGGTCACCCACGAGATGGGCTTCGCGCGCGAGGTCGCCAGCCGCGTGGTGTTCGTGCACCAGGGCAAGATCGAAGAAGACGGCTGCCCCGACGAAGTGTTCACCCGCCAGCAGTCGCCCCGTTTCCAGAAATTCCTGTCCAGCATCCTGTGA
- a CDS encoding homoserine dehydrogenase gives MTFRLALIGFGGVNQGLVALLKAKQGKLGGLDFRITALADLRLGVVSNPQGIDLDALLATADSGFSTDALRRDPSTRISEHIDLAATLELVTADYVDVVVEATFTDPHTGEPALSHCRAALSHGKHVITTNKGPIALAQQSLTALAAANGAAIKYEGAVMSGTPVLRQIGTTLRGCEINGFAGILNGTSNFVLERLAQGHDFDAAVREAQALGYAEADPSADLGGGDVQLKVVILANTLWQAGLTRADVPCRGITGLTSSDIHAAQAAGRSWRLVGSATRHPDGSVSASVEPRELPAGHPLAAIGGVTNAITFDTDVLGGVTISGPGAGRVETAFAVLSDLIELAEQTGGQEVQA, from the coding sequence ATGACTTTCCGATTGGCACTGATTGGTTTCGGCGGCGTTAACCAGGGCCTGGTGGCTCTGCTCAAGGCAAAACAAGGCAAGCTTGGCGGCCTCGACTTCCGCATCACTGCGCTGGCCGACCTGCGTCTGGGCGTGGTCAGCAACCCGCAGGGCATCGACCTGGACGCACTGCTGGCCACCGCCGACAGCGGCTTCAGCACCGACGCGCTGCGCCGCGATCCGTCGACCCGCATCAGCGAACACATCGACCTCGCCGCCACCCTCGAACTGGTCACCGCCGACTACGTCGACGTGGTGGTCGAGGCCACCTTCACCGACCCGCACACTGGCGAGCCAGCGCTGTCACACTGCCGTGCCGCGCTGAGCCACGGCAAGCACGTGATCACCACCAACAAGGGCCCGATCGCGCTGGCACAGCAGTCGCTCACCGCCCTGGCTGCGGCCAACGGTGCCGCCATCAAGTACGAGGGCGCAGTGATGAGCGGCACGCCGGTGCTGCGCCAGATCGGCACCACGCTGCGCGGCTGCGAGATCAACGGCTTTGCCGGCATCCTCAACGGCACCTCCAACTTCGTGCTGGAACGGCTGGCGCAGGGCCACGACTTCGACGCCGCGGTGCGCGAGGCGCAGGCGCTCGGCTACGCCGAGGCCGATCCCAGCGCCGACCTCGGCGGTGGCGACGTACAGCTGAAGGTGGTGATTCTCGCCAATACGCTGTGGCAGGCCGGCCTGACCCGCGCCGATGTGCCCTGCCGCGGCATCACCGGCCTCACTAGTAGCGACATCCACGCCGCGCAGGCCGCCGGACGCAGCTGGCGCCTGGTCGGCTCCGCCACCCGTCACCCGGACGGCAGCGTCAGCGCCAGCGTCGAGCCGCGCGAACTACCGGCCGGCCACCCGCTGGCGGCGATCGGCGGCGTCACCAACGCCATCACCTTCGACACCGACGTGCTGGGCGGCGTCACCATCAGCGGCCCCGGTGCCGGGCGCGTGGAAACCGCCTTCGCCGTGCTGTCCGACCTGATCGAGCTGGCCGAGCAGACCGGCGGCCAGGAGGTGCAAGCATGA
- a CDS encoding DUF3079 domain-containing protein → MAKKFPLHPKHPERICWGCDKYCPASSLQCGNGSGRTQHPAEMLGDDWYLWGDWGITPDDDAAQPAPVTEPAASSS, encoded by the coding sequence ATGGCCAAGAAATTCCCGCTGCACCCCAAGCACCCGGAGCGCATCTGCTGGGGCTGCGACAAGTACTGCCCGGCCAGCTCCTTGCAGTGTGGCAACGGTTCCGGCCGCACCCAGCACCCGGCCGAGATGCTCGGTGACGACTGGTATCTGTGGGGCGACTGGGGCATCACCCCGGACGACGATGCGGCGCAGCCGGCGCCCGTCACTGAGCCTGCCGCCAGCAGCAGCTGA